One genomic segment of Natrononativus amylolyticus includes these proteins:
- a CDS encoding DUF7122 family protein, which produces MAGDSDGNVGQRFDRLPETAADRVVEGRATREEVVGYFADRFGVPPGTFDEYTFWEKGAGKIWVYAGEAPSLAELEALGMTCLRTRQEHWKPTTDAVQRFGRHADSCVVELDRERAARFAAGEDQELEWDGDWGYLIVACEVVGDLEPLGVGLYVHGELRSVVPKGRQRDLEA; this is translated from the coding sequence ATGGCGGGCGACTCCGACGGGAACGTCGGCCAGCGGTTCGACCGCCTTCCGGAGACGGCCGCCGACCGCGTCGTCGAGGGGCGGGCGACCCGCGAGGAGGTCGTCGGGTACTTCGCCGACCGGTTCGGCGTTCCGCCGGGGACGTTCGACGAGTACACGTTCTGGGAGAAGGGCGCCGGCAAGATCTGGGTGTACGCCGGCGAGGCGCCCTCCCTCGCCGAACTCGAGGCGCTGGGGATGACCTGCCTTCGAACCCGCCAGGAACACTGGAAGCCGACGACGGACGCCGTCCAGCGCTTCGGGCGGCACGCGGACTCGTGCGTCGTCGAACTGGACCGCGAGCGGGCGGCCCGGTTCGCCGCCGGCGAGGACCAGGAACTCGAGTGGGACGGCGACTGGGGCTACCTGATCGTCGCCTGCGAGGTCGTCGGCGACCTCGAGCCCCTGGGCGTCGGGCTCTACGTCCACGGCGAACTCCGGTCGGTAGTGCCGAAGGGGAGACAGCGGGATCTCGAGGCGTAG
- a CDS encoding glycerate kinase type-2 family protein: protein MTTGAAVLSALWLLTAFVLVALGVFVNPRFRRRLNRRHGRSEFGRGVDRGLVRRYREEYAVAGVPVYTRSEGYNHYCLECATDELGLAGASDASDQREEAALVDGERARSSSETATGNANTDPVAERNRMFRRSDHHARTPAHETALACLEAGIRAASPETAVKNRLALEGDELRIDGREYDLAAYDRIVLCGGGKAAAGAVQALESLLGDRLEEGVVVSTGEQPTSATGRIEYLPGDHPTPTTRNVTATERVLEVAECAGADTLFLAVVTGGASALWCAPAAGLSLSDLEASTEALLASGAAIDEINAVRKHCSAIKGGGLARAAAPATVVTLAVSDVVGDDPAVIGSGPTVPDSTTFADARAVVDRYALEDALPGAVLKRLEAGVAGDVSETPDGTDPAFDSGRDPDWYLLANGRTAIDAARAVAEDRGYETAVLSSRLRGEAGEVGRVHAAVAEEIAATGDPLEPPAVVLSGGEVTVTLRDGDGDDDPDYGDATGGPNQELALVAALEFRERDTDAVLASVDTDGIDGPTDACGAVVDRETVADFAASRRRLAAHDSHGALESRDALLETGYTGTNVNDLRVLVVDT, encoded by the coding sequence GTGACGACTGGCGCGGCAGTTCTCTCGGCGCTCTGGCTGCTCACCGCGTTCGTTCTGGTCGCGCTGGGCGTCTTCGTCAACCCCCGCTTTCGGCGACGGCTGAACCGACGTCACGGCCGCTCGGAGTTCGGCCGCGGGGTCGACCGCGGACTCGTCCGCCGCTACCGCGAGGAGTACGCCGTCGCCGGCGTCCCGGTGTACACCCGTTCGGAGGGGTACAACCACTACTGTCTCGAGTGTGCGACCGACGAACTGGGTCTCGCCGGCGCGAGCGACGCGAGTGACCAGCGTGAGGAGGCGGCGCTGGTCGACGGGGAGCGGGCCCGCTCCTCGAGCGAGACGGCGACCGGTAACGCCAATACCGACCCGGTGGCCGAACGAAACAGGATGTTCCGTCGCAGCGACCACCACGCGAGAACGCCCGCCCACGAGACCGCCCTCGCCTGCCTCGAGGCCGGAATCCGCGCGGCGAGTCCCGAAACCGCCGTCAAGAACCGACTCGCGCTCGAAGGCGACGAACTGCGGATCGACGGCCGAGAGTACGACCTCGCGGCGTACGACCGTATCGTCCTCTGTGGCGGCGGGAAGGCCGCAGCGGGCGCGGTGCAGGCGCTCGAGTCGCTCCTCGGCGACCGGCTCGAGGAGGGCGTCGTCGTCTCGACGGGGGAGCAACCGACGTCCGCGACCGGGCGAATCGAGTATCTCCCCGGCGACCACCCGACGCCCACGACACGGAACGTGACGGCGACGGAGCGGGTGCTCGAGGTGGCCGAGTGCGCCGGCGCCGACACGCTGTTTCTCGCGGTCGTCACCGGCGGCGCGAGCGCGCTGTGGTGTGCGCCCGCCGCCGGCCTCTCGCTTTCGGACCTCGAGGCGTCGACCGAGGCGTTACTCGCCTCCGGGGCCGCGATCGACGAGATCAACGCCGTTCGCAAGCACTGCTCGGCGATCAAGGGCGGCGGGCTGGCGCGAGCGGCCGCCCCCGCGACGGTCGTCACGCTCGCGGTCAGCGACGTCGTCGGCGACGACCCGGCGGTGATCGGCAGCGGGCCGACGGTTCCCGACTCCACGACGTTCGCAGACGCCCGCGCGGTCGTCGATCGCTACGCGCTCGAGGACGCGCTTCCGGGGGCGGTCCTGAAGCGACTCGAGGCCGGCGTCGCGGGCGACGTCTCGGAGACGCCGGACGGGACCGATCCGGCGTTCGACTCGGGACGCGACCCCGACTGGTACCTGCTCGCGAACGGCCGGACGGCGATCGACGCCGCCCGGGCGGTCGCCGAGGACCGGGGGTACGAGACCGCCGTCCTCTCGAGTCGGCTCCGCGGGGAGGCCGGCGAGGTGGGTCGGGTTCACGCCGCCGTCGCCGAGGAGATCGCGGCGACGGGCGACCCCCTCGAGCCACCGGCGGTCGTCCTCTCCGGCGGCGAGGTGACGGTGACGCTTCGAGACGGGGACGGAGACGACGACCCCGATTACGGGGATGCGACCGGCGGCCCGAACCAGGAACTCGCGCTGGTGGCCGCCCTCGAGTTCCGCGAGCGGGACACCGACGCCGTCCTCGCGAGCGTCGACACGGACGGCATCGACGGCCCCACGGACGCCTGCGGGGCCGTCGTCGACCGGGAGACGGTCGCCGACTTCGCGGCGAGTCGGCGGCGCCTCGCCGCCCACGACAGCCACGGCGCCCTCGAGTCGCGAGACGCGCTGCTCGAGACGGGGTACACGGGAACGAACGTGAACGATCTGCGGGTGCTGGTCGTCGACACCTGA
- a CDS encoding SDR family oxidoreductase yields the protein MAIAEEAEETDEDGAVGSTAVGSSTDTGTDEGTTTDTADDGRYTRKRCVLITGCSSGIGRATARAFLQNEWLVVATSRDPEDIADLDELGCETLALDVTDPEQVASVVERTVDLGGAIDCLVNNAGYGQMGPLEDVSTAELHRQFDVNVYGPHRLTRAALPHMRAQGKGRIVNVSSVLGRMAFAGTGAYSGAKHALEAMSDALRAEAEEFGVEVVLIEPGTVETEFTERVDDELPPEETRTPAYESLYEMIEEARLIGGSGPLAISPEEVAAAILHAGTCPEPPARYPVGPLAEYGIYVRYLPDSLRDAAYGLLRRLV from the coding sequence ATGGCCATCGCTGAGGAAGCCGAGGAAACCGACGAGGACGGGGCCGTCGGCTCGACCGCTGTGGGCTCGAGTACGGACACCGGCACGGACGAGGGGACGACGACGGACACCGCGGACGACGGACGCTACACCCGCAAGCGGTGCGTCCTGATCACCGGCTGTTCGTCCGGGATCGGACGCGCGACCGCCAGGGCGTTCCTCCAGAACGAGTGGCTGGTCGTCGCGACCTCTCGGGACCCCGAGGACATCGCGGACCTCGACGAACTCGGCTGTGAGACGCTCGCCCTTGACGTCACGGACCCCGAACAGGTCGCCTCGGTCGTCGAGCGGACGGTCGACCTCGGCGGCGCGATCGACTGCCTCGTGAACAACGCGGGCTACGGGCAGATGGGGCCGCTCGAGGACGTCTCGACAGCCGAACTCCACCGCCAGTTCGACGTCAACGTCTACGGCCCCCACCGACTGACACGCGCCGCGCTGCCGCACATGCGCGCCCAGGGAAAGGGACGGATCGTCAACGTCTCGAGCGTTCTCGGGCGGATGGCGTTCGCCGGCACCGGCGCCTACTCGGGGGCGAAACACGCCCTCGAGGCGATGAGCGACGCCCTTAGAGCCGAAGCCGAGGAGTTCGGCGTCGAGGTGGTCTTGATCGAGCCGGGGACGGTCGAGACGGAGTTCACCGAGCGCGTCGACGACGAACTCCCCCCGGAGGAGACGCGAACGCCGGCGTACGAGTCGCTGTACGAGATGATCGAGGAGGCGCGGCTGATCGGCGGCAGCGGGCCGCTCGCGATCTCCCCCGAGGAGGTCGCCGCGGCGATCCTCCACGCGGGAACCTGTCCGGAGCCCCCCGCACGCTACCCCGTCGGCCCGCTGGCGGAGTACGGGATATACGTCCGATACCTCCCGGACAGCCTCCGCGACGCCGCCTACGGGCTCCTCCGACGGCTGGTGTGA
- a CDS encoding RsmB/NOP family class I SAM-dependent RNA methyltransferase translates to METLERYRPIIDDFEAFLDACERPLGNVVRVNAIKATPERAMAALEEEGVGYEQADWNPRVLELETDSPGSTWASFLGFTHGQEAVSAVPAGVLDPRPGERVWDACGAPGGKATQLAALMDDRGTVVANDSNLGRLSALRFNAERLGATSLAVTHQDARNYSLKPLEFDAFDRALVDAPCSCEGTIRKNPDALDEWTEDHVHSVAGIQKGILRRAVQTTREGGTVVYSTCTFAPEENEAVVQHALEAEDCRVVDFDLDLEYAPGVTEWEGEEYDGSVSKAARIYPHHNDTGGFFVAKLEVTA, encoded by the coding sequence ATGGAGACACTCGAGCGGTATCGGCCGATCATCGACGACTTCGAGGCGTTTCTCGACGCCTGCGAGCGCCCCCTCGGGAACGTCGTTCGCGTGAACGCGATCAAGGCCACCCCGGAGCGGGCGATGGCCGCGCTCGAAGAGGAGGGCGTCGGCTACGAGCAGGCCGACTGGAACCCCCGCGTTCTCGAACTCGAGACCGACTCCCCGGGATCGACGTGGGCCTCCTTTCTCGGCTTCACGCACGGCCAGGAGGCGGTGTCGGCGGTCCCGGCGGGCGTGCTCGACCCCCGGCCCGGCGAGCGCGTCTGGGACGCCTGTGGGGCCCCCGGCGGGAAGGCCACGCAGCTCGCAGCGCTGATGGACGACCGCGGAACGGTCGTCGCCAACGACAGCAACCTCGGACGGCTGTCGGCGCTACGGTTCAACGCCGAACGGCTCGGCGCGACCAGCCTCGCGGTCACCCACCAGGACGCCCGCAACTACTCGCTGAAGCCCCTCGAGTTCGACGCGTTCGACCGGGCGCTCGTCGACGCACCCTGCTCCTGTGAGGGGACGATCCGGAAGAACCCCGACGCGCTCGACGAGTGGACCGAGGATCACGTCCACTCCGTCGCGGGCATCCAGAAGGGGATCCTCCGGCGGGCGGTCCAGACCACCCGCGAGGGCGGCACCGTCGTCTACTCGACGTGTACGTTCGCCCCCGAGGAGAACGAGGCCGTCGTCCAGCACGCCCTCGAGGCGGAAGACTGCCGCGTCGTCGACTTCGACCTCGACCTCGAGTACGCCCCCGGCGTCACCGAGTGGGAGGGCGAGGAGTACGACGGGAGCGTCTCGAAGGCGGCCCGGATCTACCCCCACCACAACGACACGGGCGGGTTCTTCGTGGCGAAACTCGAGGTGACCGCCTGA
- a CDS encoding DUF790 family protein, protein MLTKDLLRVSRAGGGYRPRFAGREHRPLAARVIGTFQGHVDEPRERLEAALADLEPEADHFKLVRGFAALLEREATFETRAPVDPVRARRAAFEAAEAVGVVGDDDRAMALVRAGEALGVSADDLEASLYADLEERQVLTELDSRWGPDELVAQYNLSLAQTALFDATELRVRSSDPKALVSAVKRLRLMYEIRKTDAGREVVVTGPTRLFRATRRYGTRFARLLRTVAGAEEWRLEATIDDRGTERTLVLSDADPVSVPTAAPVAEVSFDSAVEADFAARFSGLDLEWDLIREPEPLATGTRVMIPDFAFDYSHADFRVYFEIMGFWTPEYVEKKLAQLADLEDVDMVVAVDESLGVGEEIAARDHRAIPYTGSVRIKDVADVLREYERALVAESALALPEALTPDADVVTLEDVAASHGVSEDALDGVAFPDHDLVGRTLIRPVVLEALAEEIEAGMALSEAEAVLGERGISDSSAALSALGYRVAWEGLSGGTLEER, encoded by the coding sequence ATGCTGACGAAGGACCTGCTGCGGGTCTCTCGAGCCGGCGGCGGCTACCGCCCCCGGTTCGCCGGCCGCGAGCACCGCCCGCTCGCCGCGCGGGTGATCGGGACGTTTCAGGGCCACGTCGACGAGCCCCGCGAGCGCCTCGAGGCCGCCCTCGCCGACCTCGAACCCGAGGCGGACCACTTCAAGCTGGTTCGCGGGTTCGCCGCGCTGCTCGAGCGCGAGGCGACGTTCGAGACGCGCGCGCCGGTCGACCCCGTCCGCGCCCGCCGGGCGGCGTTCGAGGCCGCCGAGGCGGTCGGCGTCGTCGGCGACGACGACCGGGCGATGGCGCTGGTTCGCGCCGGCGAGGCCCTCGGCGTCTCGGCGGACGACCTCGAGGCGTCGCTGTACGCCGATCTGGAGGAGCGCCAGGTGCTCACCGAGCTCGACTCGCGGTGGGGCCCCGACGAACTCGTGGCGCAGTACAACCTCTCGCTGGCCCAGACGGCGCTGTTCGACGCGACGGAGCTTCGGGTCCGATCCTCGGACCCGAAGGCGCTCGTCTCGGCGGTCAAACGCCTGCGGCTGATGTACGAGATCCGGAAGACGGACGCGGGCCGCGAAGTGGTCGTCACGGGACCGACGCGGCTCTTTCGGGCCACCCGCCGCTACGGCACCCGCTTCGCTCGCCTCCTCCGGACGGTGGCCGGCGCCGAGGAGTGGCGCCTCGAGGCGACGATCGATGACCGGGGCACCGAACGCACCCTCGTCCTCTCCGACGCCGACCCCGTTTCGGTTCCGACCGCAGCGCCCGTCGCGGAGGTTTCGTTCGACAGTGCCGTCGAGGCCGACTTCGCGGCCCGGTTCTCGGGGCTCGACCTCGAGTGGGACCTGATCCGCGAACCCGAGCCCCTGGCGACCGGTACGCGGGTGATGATCCCCGACTTCGCGTTCGACTACAGCCACGCCGACTTCCGAGTCTACTTCGAGATCATGGGATTCTGGACGCCCGAGTACGTCGAGAAGAAGCTCGCACAGCTCGCGGACCTCGAGGACGTCGACATGGTCGTCGCCGTCGACGAGTCGCTGGGCGTCGGCGAGGAGATCGCCGCCCGCGATCACCGGGCGATCCCCTACACGGGATCGGTCCGCATCAAGGACGTCGCGGACGTCCTCCGGGAGTACGAGCGCGCGCTGGTCGCCGAGAGCGCGCTGGCGCTGCCCGAGGCGCTCACCCCCGACGCGGACGTCGTCACCCTCGAGGACGTCGCCGCCAGCCACGGCGTCAGCGAGGACGCCCTCGACGGGGTGGCGTTCCCCGACCACGACCTCGTCGGACGAACGCTGATCCGCCCGGTGGTTCTCGAGGCGCTGGCCGAGGAGATCGAGGCGGGAATGGCTCTCTCCGAGGCCGAGGCGGTCCTCGGGGAGCGAGGGATCTCCGACTCGAGCGCCGCTCTCTCGGCGCTCGGCTACCGCGTCGCCTGGGAGGGGTTGAGCGGCGGCACCCTCGAGGAGCGCTGA
- a CDS encoding DUF1059 domain-containing protein produces MSTAHKLDCEAAENDCRFIIQSENEGEAIELARDHMLEVHGKEYTDDELREKHLQSV; encoded by the coding sequence ATGTCGACAGCCCACAAACTCGACTGCGAGGCGGCGGAGAACGACTGCCGGTTCATCATCCAGTCGGAAAACGAAGGCGAAGCGATCGAACTGGCGCGAGACCACATGCTGGAAGTCCACGGAAAGGAGTACACGGACGACGAACTGCGGGAGAAACACCTGCAGTCGGTGTGA
- a CDS encoding LysE family translocator: protein MSGDPLQLSSVDAALGALEAASAAPFDPRLLGLYLLAAGAMILSPGPDTIYVLTRSVGDGRVAGVASAAGISAGVLVHTLAAALGLSALFRTSEFAFGLVTAVGAAYLVYLGVRTIREEALLLEGGGASGAPFREAVVVNVLNPQVAVFFLAFLPQFVDAAGHVPIQLSVLGGLYALLTMAYLGGVALGSSAVRHLLAARPAVARAVQWLAGAVLIALGGRLLVSGLAG, encoded by the coding sequence ATGTCCGGTGACCCGCTCCAGTTGTCGTCGGTCGACGCGGCGCTCGGCGCGCTCGAGGCGGCCTCGGCCGCCCCGTTCGACCCGCGGCTGCTCGGGCTCTACCTGCTCGCGGCCGGCGCGATGATCCTCTCGCCCGGTCCGGACACGATCTACGTCCTGACTCGCAGCGTCGGCGACGGGCGGGTTGCGGGCGTCGCCTCCGCCGCGGGGATCAGCGCCGGCGTTCTCGTCCACACGCTCGCGGCCGCCCTCGGGCTCTCGGCGCTGTTTCGCACCTCCGAGTTCGCGTTCGGTCTCGTCACCGCCGTCGGGGCGGCCTACCTCGTCTACCTCGGGGTGCGGACGATCCGCGAGGAGGCGCTGTTGCTCGAGGGCGGCGGGGCGAGCGGCGCGCCGTTCCGGGAGGCCGTCGTCGTCAACGTCCTCAACCCCCAGGTGGCGGTGTTCTTCCTGGCGTTTCTCCCGCAGTTCGTTGACGCCGCGGGCCACGTCCCGATCCAGCTCTCGGTTCTCGGCGGGCTCTACGCGCTGCTCACGATGGCGTACCTCGGCGGCGTCGCGCTCGGCTCGAGCGCGGTTCGACACCTGCTGGCCGCCCGCCCGGCGGTCGCCCGCGCCGTCCAGTGGCTCGCGGGCGCGGTCCTGATCGCGCTCGGGGGGCGCCTGCTGGTGAGCGGGCTCGCGGGCTGA
- a CDS encoding DEAD/DEAH box helicase yields the protein MVSNATTGSEPITLRYEDGTIRLEGLPPERSVPDAPGLEFDPRTETGRAPAFRYASLLSALGDEFDAVEDRVLDLETLPALESAYELRGYQRAALDDWLATDRWADAPSAASEVRPPERAPAGVLELPTGSGKTVIALKAIERLAVPTLVVVPTIDLLEQWRRELEREFSVPVGQFGGGEQRLEAITVSTYDSAYLKADAVGDRFGLVVFDEVHHLGGEGYREIARLLAAPARLGLTATFERPDDAHEVIAAVVGPLVHRVDVDDLAGEHLAPYDVKRLEVSLTAAEREEYEANQEVFASYLARSNISMNSGSDYQELVKRSGNDPAAREALLARQRAREIMLGSAGKLEALEGILADHPGERTIVFTAHNDLAYDVAERFLLPAITHQTGAAERREILSRFREGTYSRVVTSNVLDEGVDVPDASVAVVLSGSASEREFTQRLGRILRPKSDGSRALLYEVISEETGERRVSDRRR from the coding sequence GTGGTCTCGAACGCGACGACAGGTTCGGAACCGATCACGCTCCGCTACGAGGACGGCACGATCCGGCTCGAGGGCCTCCCGCCGGAGCGGAGCGTTCCCGACGCGCCGGGCCTCGAGTTCGACCCGCGGACCGAGACGGGCCGCGCGCCCGCGTTTCGGTACGCGTCGCTGCTGTCTGCCCTCGGCGACGAGTTCGACGCCGTCGAGGACCGCGTCCTCGACCTCGAGACCCTGCCGGCGCTCGAGTCGGCCTACGAACTCCGGGGGTACCAGCGAGCGGCGCTCGACGACTGGCTCGCGACGGACCGCTGGGCCGACGCGCCGTCGGCTGCGAGCGAGGTCCGCCCGCCGGAGCGCGCTCCCGCGGGCGTCCTCGAACTGCCGACCGGCAGCGGCAAGACGGTGATCGCCCTGAAGGCGATCGAACGCCTCGCGGTGCCGACGCTCGTCGTCGTTCCCACGATCGACTTGCTCGAGCAGTGGCGCCGCGAACTCGAGCGGGAGTTCTCGGTTCCCGTGGGGCAGTTCGGCGGCGGCGAACAGCGACTCGAGGCGATCACCGTCTCGACGTACGACTCAGCGTACCTCAAGGCCGACGCCGTCGGCGACCGGTTCGGACTCGTCGTCTTCGACGAGGTCCACCACCTCGGCGGGGAGGGCTACCGCGAGATCGCTCGCCTGCTCGCCGCTCCCGCCCGGCTGGGTCTCACCGCGACCTTCGAGCGCCCCGACGACGCCCACGAGGTGATCGCGGCGGTCGTCGGCCCGCTCGTCCACCGCGTCGACGTCGACGACCTGGCCGGCGAGCACCTGGCCCCCTACGACGTCAAGCGCCTCGAGGTCTCGCTCACCGCCGCCGAGCGCGAGGAGTACGAGGCCAACCAGGAGGTGTTCGCGAGCTACCTCGCCCGCTCGAACATCTCGATGAACAGCGGTTCGGACTACCAGGAACTCGTCAAGCGCTCCGGGAACGACCCCGCGGCCCGCGAGGCGCTGCTCGCCCGCCAGCGCGCCCGCGAGATCATGCTCGGCAGCGCGGGCAAACTCGAGGCGCTCGAGGGGATCCTCGCCGACCACCCCGGCGAGCGAACCATCGTGTTCACCGCCCACAACGACCTCGCCTACGACGTCGCAGAGCGGTTCTTGCTCCCGGCGATCACCCACCAGACCGGCGCCGCCGAGCGCCGGGAGATCCTGTCGCGGTTCCGCGAGGGAACGTACTCCCGCGTGGTCACCTCGAACGTGCTGGACGAGGGCGTCGACGTCCCCGACGCCTCCGTCGCCGTCGTACTCTCGGGCAGCGCCAGCGAGCGGGAGTTCACCCAGCGACTGGGGCGGATCCTGCGGCCGAAGTCGGACGGGAGCCGCGCGCTGCTCTACGAGGTTATCAGCGAAGAGACCGGCGAGCGCCGCGTCTCGGACCGGCGGCGGTAG
- a CDS encoding proteasome assembly chaperone family protein has product MPRIRTHGEAVDLEEPVLVEGFPGLGLVGKIATDHLVDRLEMRYYASVHCDGLPRVGIYRGGDATVRPPVRLYVSEEHDLFALQSDVPIASQAVSVVADCVTSWVDEHDARPIYLSGLPAERDGRPALTGVATGDAASVLEDHGIDTPGEDGVVSGPTGALLNRAAQVGSDSLGLIVETEPQFPDPEAASVLLEDGIGPIAGFEVDVSGLVDSAEEIREQREQFAQRMQQAGQEESSQARPLRMYQ; this is encoded by the coding sequence ATGCCACGGATTCGCACCCACGGAGAGGCGGTCGACCTCGAGGAACCGGTGCTCGTCGAGGGGTTCCCGGGGCTCGGCCTCGTCGGCAAGATCGCGACCGACCACCTCGTCGACCGCCTCGAGATGCGCTACTACGCGAGCGTCCACTGCGACGGACTGCCGCGGGTCGGTATCTACCGCGGCGGCGACGCGACGGTCAGGCCGCCGGTCCGGCTGTACGTCAGCGAGGAACACGACCTGTTCGCGCTCCAGAGCGACGTCCCGATCGCCTCGCAGGCGGTCAGCGTCGTCGCCGACTGCGTGACCAGTTGGGTGGACGAACACGACGCGCGTCCGATCTACCTCAGCGGGCTGCCGGCCGAGCGCGACGGCCGCCCGGCGCTCACCGGCGTCGCGACCGGCGACGCGGCGTCGGTCCTCGAGGACCACGGGATCGACACCCCCGGCGAGGACGGCGTCGTTAGCGGACCGACCGGGGCGTTGCTCAACCGGGCCGCCCAGGTCGGCTCCGACAGCCTCGGGCTGATCGTCGAGACGGAGCCGCAGTTCCCCGATCCGGAGGCAGCGAGCGTCCTGCTCGAGGACGGTATCGGTCCGATCGCCGGCTTCGAAGTCGACGTGAGCGGGCTGGTCGACAGCGCCGAGGAGATCCGCGAACAGCGCGAGCAGTTCGCCCAGCGCATGCAACAGGCCGGCCAGGAGGAGAGTTCGCAGGCGCGCCCCCTCCGGATGTACCAGTAG
- a CDS encoding ArsA family ATPase, whose protein sequence is MSGLDVEPVDEADAEGETETADNTIEVTPTDATEERTAIDVEPSGEPVDGPDYVLYGGKGGVGKTTMAAATALDSARRGTKTLVVSTDPAHSLSDTFEREISSRPERILEDAPLYAAEIDPDAALEDSQAAFAAEGGAGASALGGLGEFMGEDSPMDVLFGGAMPGSDEAVAMQTLLEYMDDDRFDRVVVDTAPTGHTLRLLQLPEIMDTMMGRMIAFRRRIGSMVDGIKGMFGNEMPEEGEDLRDLEVLRERIERLRATLRDPERTDFRIVLVPEQMSVLESKRLREQLAEFDIPVGTVVVNRVMEPLAEVTEDVRGEFLEPDLEGCEFCQRRWDVQQSALTEAHELFRGTDVRRVPLFADEVKGEEMLEVVAACLR, encoded by the coding sequence GACGGAGACGGCGGACAACACCATCGAGGTGACGCCGACCGACGCCACCGAAGAGCGGACGGCGATCGACGTCGAGCCCTCGGGCGAGCCGGTCGACGGGCCCGATTACGTCCTCTACGGCGGGAAAGGCGGCGTGGGGAAAACGACGATGGCGGCGGCGACCGCCCTCGACAGCGCTCGCCGGGGCACCAAGACGCTGGTCGTCTCGACCGACCCCGCCCACTCGCTGTCGGACACGTTCGAGCGGGAGATTTCGAGTCGACCAGAGCGCATCCTCGAGGACGCGCCGCTGTACGCCGCCGAGATCGACCCCGACGCGGCCCTCGAGGACAGCCAGGCCGCCTTCGCCGCCGAGGGCGGCGCCGGCGCCAGCGCGCTCGGCGGGCTGGGCGAGTTCATGGGCGAGGATTCCCCGATGGACGTACTGTTCGGCGGGGCGATGCCCGGCTCCGACGAGGCCGTCGCCATGCAGACGTTACTCGAGTACATGGACGACGACCGGTTCGACCGCGTGGTCGTCGACACCGCGCCGACCGGCCACACGCTCCGATTGCTCCAGCTGCCGGAGATCATGGACACGATGATGGGGCGGATGATCGCCTTCCGTCGGCGCATCGGCAGCATGGTCGACGGTATCAAGGGAATGTTCGGCAACGAGATGCCCGAGGAGGGCGAGGACCTCCGGGACCTCGAGGTCCTCCGCGAGCGGATCGAGCGCCTGCGGGCCACCCTTCGAGACCCCGAGCGGACCGACTTCCGGATCGTCCTCGTCCCCGAACAGATGAGCGTCCTCGAGTCCAAGCGGCTGCGCGAGCAGCTCGCGGAGTTCGACATCCCGGTCGGCACCGTCGTCGTCAACCGCGTCATGGAGCCGCTGGCGGAGGTGACCGAGGACGTCCGGGGGGAGTTCCTCGAGCCGGATCTCGAGGGCTGTGAGTTCTGCCAGCGCCGCTGGGACGTCCAGCAGTCGGCGCTGACCGAAGCCCACGAGCTGTTCCGGGGAACGGACGTCAGGCGGGTACCGCTGTTCGCCGACGAGGTCAAAGGCGAGGAGATGCTCGAGGTCGTCGCGGCCTGTCTCCGCTGA
- a CDS encoding glycerophosphoryl diester phosphodiesterase membrane domain-containing protein, translated as MNVTVDRKNAVGTVTEAAGWLVRNPALIAAFFVLGVVQAAGEEFFLLSLFGWFLSLYLGGIAYVYARDELAGADPDLNEASSQVLPRILSLVGIFFAYGIAVFVGLLLLIIPGIYLSLRLVLAFPACVLDDKRAIESLKTSWRVAHGNLLKLLGISILMFVVSLSAIVVTALFTGLGDEFLVGLLAVTAVLTAFLTPIVEMAYARIYLENREPDDGESDDDWDRDDGDAWDRDEDDSWDRNEDDSWDRDDDWGTSDDETDWSTDDRDDRDESRW; from the coding sequence ATGAACGTCACTGTCGACAGAAAGAACGCCGTCGGAACGGTCACGGAAGCCGCCGGCTGGCTGGTGCGGAACCCGGCGCTGATCGCCGCGTTCTTCGTTCTCGGAGTCGTGCAGGCCGCCGGCGAAGAGTTCTTCCTCCTGTCGCTGTTCGGCTGGTTCCTCTCGCTGTACCTCGGCGGGATCGCGTACGTCTACGCTCGAGACGAGCTGGCGGGCGCCGACCCCGACCTCAACGAGGCGTCCTCTCAGGTCCTGCCGCGGATACTCTCGCTCGTGGGGATCTTCTTCGCCTACGGAATCGCCGTTTTCGTCGGCCTGCTGTTGTTGATTATCCCGGGGATCTACCTCAGCCTCCGGCTCGTCCTCGCGTTCCCGGCCTGCGTACTCGACGACAAGCGGGCGATCGAGAGCCTCAAGACGAGCTGGCGCGTGGCCCACGGGAACCTGCTGAAGCTCCTCGGCATCTCGATTCTCATGTTCGTCGTCTCGCTCAGCGCCATCGTCGTCACCGCGCTGTTCACCGGGCTGGGCGACGAGTTCCTCGTCGGCCTCCTCGCCGTCACGGCCGTCCTCACCGCGTTCCTCACGCCCATCGTCGAGATGGCCTACGCGCGCATCTACCTCGAGAACCGCGAGCCGGACGATGGCGAGTCGGACGACGACTGGGACCGCGACGACGGCGACGCGTGGGACCGCGACGAGGACGACTCGTGGGACCGCAACGAGGACGACTCGTGGGACCGCGACGACGACTGGGGCACCTCGGACGACGAGACGGATTGGTCGACCGACGACCGCGACGACCGCGACGAGTCGCGCTGGTAG